One genomic region from Haloarcula taiwanensis encodes:
- a CDS encoding deacylase, with translation MVTFGTATAAPGEKDTGRLEVGETRDGSTFGLPVAVVNGVDDGRTLYIQAASDGDELNGVGVIQRTLPQLDPTELSGTILVCGVVNYHAFQVAEHRNPIDDTKMNRAYPGDKTGTSSERIAAATFNAAISADYVLDLHQGSTSQMIDEVRVRCGTRHRLHEECLELAKVFGCGYILDQKGPDGQLARAAPDEGVPTIDPELGGCVGWDEGSIQRGVNGVFNVLHYYGFLDGHHDTRPQTRATGFEQYGSPVGGLIDLKPDLGDRVSRGETLFEVTDVFGDPKAEITADSSGVFWRARRLPQVATGEYVCSVGTNIDTY, from the coding sequence ATGGTTACTTTCGGTACGGCGACCGCCGCTCCCGGTGAGAAAGACACGGGGCGGCTGGAGGTCGGTGAGACCCGCGACGGGTCGACGTTCGGGCTACCGGTCGCCGTCGTCAACGGTGTCGACGACGGACGGACGCTCTACATTCAGGCGGCCAGCGACGGCGACGAACTGAACGGTGTCGGCGTCATCCAGCGGACGCTCCCGCAACTCGACCCGACGGAACTGTCCGGGACGATTCTGGTCTGTGGCGTCGTCAACTACCACGCGTTTCAGGTCGCCGAGCACCGTAATCCAATCGACGACACGAAGATGAACCGGGCGTATCCGGGCGACAAGACTGGAACGTCGAGCGAGCGCATTGCCGCGGCGACGTTCAACGCCGCCATCAGCGCCGACTACGTGCTCGACCTGCATCAGGGCTCGACCTCACAGATGATCGACGAGGTGCGGGTCCGGTGTGGCACCCGCCATCGCCTCCACGAGGAGTGTCTCGAACTCGCGAAAGTGTTCGGTTGTGGCTACATCCTCGACCAGAAAGGTCCCGACGGGCAGTTGGCCCGCGCTGCCCCAGACGAGGGCGTGCCGACGATCGACCCCGAACTCGGCGGCTGTGTCGGCTGGGACGAAGGCTCTATCCAGCGGGGCGTCAACGGCGTCTTCAACGTCCTGCACTACTACGGCTTCCTCGACGGCCACCACGATACGCGCCCCCAGACTCGTGCCACCGGGTTCGAACAGTACGGCTCCCCCGTTGGCGGCCTCATCGACCTCAAGCCCGACCTCGGTGACCGCGTCTCCCGCGGCGAGACGCTGTTCGAGGTGACCGACGTGTTCGGCGACCCGAAGGCCGAAATCACTGCCGACTCCAGTGGCGTGTTCTGGCGTGCTCGCCGGCTCCCGCAGGTTGCGACCGGCGAATACGTCTGTTCAGTCGGGACGAACATCGATACCTACTAG
- a CDS encoding threonine synthase has product MRTCSVCDREYPRESPWRCSCGAPLDYASQPLPDSQPGQFSRTSGVWDFAEFLPVDERVSLGEGWTPLVDAPGWDASFKLEYLHPTGSFKDRGAATVIAEALDVGADRVLEDSSGNAGLAVASYAARAGLDAEIYIPASAKDAKVRRIKRTGADVLPVEGSREAVTEACIDAVESGSGWYASHAWNPAFFAGTATTAYEIAAQRDWTVPDAVVTPLGHGTLYLGLYRGFRALEQAGWTDAVPRILGTQAVGYSPIADEDGSSSDDAAANELADGIHIRDPPRGQQIRHAIDETDGATIAVSAAATARERDRLGAAGFHVEPTCATATAALTQFRERGELQDGDDVVVALTGRNN; this is encoded by the coding sequence ATGCGAACCTGTAGCGTCTGCGACCGAGAGTACCCCCGCGAGAGTCCCTGGCGGTGTTCCTGTGGGGCACCGCTTGATTACGCCAGCCAGCCACTGCCCGACAGCCAACCAGGGCAGTTCTCACGGACCAGCGGCGTCTGGGACTTCGCCGAGTTCCTCCCTGTGGACGAGCGAGTCAGCCTCGGCGAGGGCTGGACGCCGCTGGTCGACGCGCCCGGGTGGGACGCCTCGTTTAAACTGGAGTATCTCCACCCGACTGGGAGTTTCAAGGACCGCGGCGCGGCAACGGTCATCGCCGAAGCGCTTGACGTCGGGGCCGACCGGGTACTCGAAGACTCCTCGGGCAACGCTGGGTTGGCAGTCGCGTCCTACGCGGCGCGGGCGGGGCTGGACGCGGAGATATACATCCCCGCGAGCGCAAAAGACGCGAAGGTTCGCCGCATCAAACGAACCGGCGCAGACGTGCTCCCAGTCGAGGGAAGTAGAGAGGCCGTAACCGAGGCCTGTATCGACGCCGTGGAGAGCGGGTCGGGGTGGTACGCCAGCCACGCCTGGAACCCCGCCTTCTTCGCCGGGACGGCGACGACCGCCTACGAGATCGCCGCCCAGCGGGACTGGACCGTCCCGGACGCCGTCGTCACGCCGCTCGGTCACGGGACGCTGTATCTCGGCCTCTACCGCGGATTTCGGGCACTTGAGCAAGCTGGATGGACGGATGCTGTCCCTCGGATACTGGGGACGCAAGCGGTCGGGTACAGTCCTATCGCTGACGAGGACGGGAGCAGTTCAGACGATGCTGCTGCCAACGAGCTCGCCGACGGGATTCACATCCGGGACCCGCCGCGTGGCCAGCAAATACGGCACGCCATCGACGAGACCGATGGGGCCACCATCGCTGTCTCCGCGGCAGCAACGGCGCGGGAACGTGATCGGCTCGGTGCAGCGGGGTTTCACGTTGAACCGACCTGTGCGACGGCGACAGCGGCGCTGACGCAGTTCAGAGAGCGGGGAGAACTCCAGGACGGTGACGACGTGGTTGTCGCGTTGACCGGACGAAACAACTAA
- a CDS encoding tRNA(Ile2) 2-agmatinylcytidine synthetase — MTVVGLDDTDSRERGMCTTYAAATLAESIRNAGGTVERLLLVRLNPAVEHKTRGNAALAVHTDLDADVALGLVEDVFDMAETDDPRTNPGAIVADCDPDAVPPQVATFAREAIQSIQDPMAATTLADVVGFARSQRGNGRGLVGALAAVGAWAALSDWTYEHIAYREQDRWGTERTVDSASVRAAAEEYYPNVWDTVDRASGYPVCVPRTPCPILYGIRGDDPDACRAAADAIDSEPIARRATFVTNQGTDVHLQDAAVDAVTADSAYRVTGNVVETPETRAGGHVFLTLEGDSATLDCAAFEPTKGFRDRVRSLRVGDRITACGEVTDGTLKLEKFAVRNLVRTESVTPDCPDCGRSMKSAGRNQGYRCRDCGTSADGKAEQSIERGLEYGWYEVPPVARRHIAKPLVRGGFDAPTHPSR, encoded by the coding sequence GTGACTGTCGTCGGCCTCGATGATACGGACTCGCGCGAACGGGGAATGTGTACGACCTACGCCGCCGCCACCCTCGCAGAGTCGATACGGAACGCTGGGGGGACTGTCGAGCGACTGCTCCTCGTCCGTCTGAACCCCGCCGTCGAACACAAGACCCGCGGGAACGCGGCGCTGGCGGTCCATACTGACCTCGACGCCGACGTGGCGCTGGGGCTAGTCGAAGACGTGTTTGACATGGCCGAGACCGACGACCCACGGACCAATCCCGGCGCAATCGTCGCCGACTGTGACCCCGACGCCGTCCCGCCGCAGGTCGCAACGTTCGCCCGCGAGGCAATCCAGTCGATACAGGACCCGATGGCCGCGACGACGCTCGCTGACGTGGTCGGGTTCGCCCGCTCTCAGCGGGGCAACGGCCGCGGACTGGTCGGCGCGCTTGCGGCGGTCGGGGCCTGGGCCGCGCTGTCGGACTGGACCTACGAACACATCGCCTACCGGGAGCAAGACCGGTGGGGCACCGAGCGGACGGTCGACAGCGCGAGCGTCCGGGCCGCGGCTGAGGAGTACTACCCCAACGTGTGGGATACCGTCGACCGTGCATCTGGCTATCCGGTCTGTGTGCCGCGGACGCCGTGTCCGATTCTCTACGGGATTCGCGGCGACGACCCCGACGCCTGCCGCGCCGCCGCCGACGCTATCGACAGCGAGCCCATTGCTCGTCGGGCGACGTTCGTGACGAATCAAGGGACCGATGTGCATCTACAGGATGCCGCTGTCGACGCGGTCACGGCCGACAGCGCCTACCGCGTTACCGGCAACGTGGTCGAAACTCCGGAGACGCGGGCGGGGGGACACGTGTTTCTCACCCTCGAAGGCGACAGCGCGACCCTCGACTGTGCGGCTTTCGAGCCGACGAAGGGCTTTCGCGACCGGGTCCGCTCGCTCAGAGTCGGCGACCGAATCACCGCCTGTGGGGAAGTGACTGACGGGACGCTCAAACTGGAGAAGTTCGCGGTCCGGAACCTCGTCCGGACAGAATCCGTCACACCGGACTGTCCGGACTGTGGTCGGTCGATGAAATCCGCTGGCCGGAACCAGGGCTATCGGTGTCGGGACTGCGGGACCAGCGCTGACGGCAAAGCTGAACAGTCCATCGAGCGAGGACTGGAGTACGGGTGGTACGAAGTGCCGCCGGTCGCGCGCCGCCACATCGCGAAACCGCTGGTTCGCGGCGGCTTCGACGCGCCTACTCACCCGTCTCGCTGA
- a CDS encoding transcriptional regulator (hth-type transcriptional regulatory protein): MSRSALVENVMAMLEDAGFLVSDRCAIRPKSFDIAARRGEDVLLLKILGNIDAFDAQTGGEMRRLGTYLNATPIVIGLRTRDEELKPGVVYFRHGVPVLSPDTAMDLFVEEVPPLIYAAPGGLYVNIDSEILADVREDRDWSLGRLAKELGVSRRTVSKYEDGMDASVEVAAELEDLFDAPLTSPVSVLNGAEEVRDDEPTPDDPDVAPEDEPIVTVFTRIGFEVHPTDRAPFKSVNESEDEHGQVLAGHSAFTETAEKRARIMSSVGEVTRTRSVYVVDELRRESVEGTALIEKEEMENIEDAIDLRDLIMERGEDREEVA; encoded by the coding sequence ATGTCACGGTCGGCGCTGGTGGAAAACGTCATGGCGATGCTCGAAGACGCTGGCTTCCTCGTCAGCGACCGCTGTGCGATTCGCCCGAAGAGTTTCGACATCGCTGCCCGTCGCGGCGAGGACGTGTTGCTCCTGAAGATACTGGGCAACATCGACGCCTTCGACGCACAGACCGGGGGCGAGATGCGGCGACTGGGCACGTATCTGAATGCCACACCGATCGTGATCGGCCTCCGGACGCGCGACGAGGAGCTGAAACCCGGTGTTGTGTACTTCCGGCACGGCGTCCCCGTGTTGTCTCCCGACACCGCGATGGACCTGTTCGTCGAGGAGGTCCCGCCGCTCATCTACGCCGCCCCGGGCGGACTCTACGTCAACATCGACTCCGAGATCCTCGCCGACGTGCGCGAGGACCGCGACTGGTCGCTTGGCCGGCTGGCGAAGGAACTGGGCGTCTCCCGGCGGACAGTCTCGAAATACGAGGACGGGATGGACGCCTCAGTCGAGGTGGCCGCCGAACTGGAAGACCTGTTCGACGCGCCGCTGACCTCGCCGGTGAGCGTCCTCAACGGCGCTGAAGAAGTCCGAGACGACGAGCCGACACCGGACGACCCCGACGTTGCACCGGAAGACGAGCCGATTGTGACGGTGTTCACGCGTATCGGCTTCGAGGTCCACCCGACGGACCGCGCGCCGTTCAAGAGCGTCAACGAGAGCGAGGACGAACACGGGCAGGTCCTTGCCGGTCACTCGGCGTTCACCGAAACGGCCGAAAAGCGAGCGCGCATCATGTCCTCAGTCGGCGAGGTGACCCGGACCCGGTCGGTGTACGTCGTCGACGAGCTCCGACGCGAATCCGTCGAGGGGACCGCGCTCATCGAGAAAGAGGAGATGGAAAACATCGAGGACGCCATCGACCTGCGCGACCTCATTATGGAGCGTGGCGAAGACCGCGAGGAAGTCGCCTGA
- a CDS encoding glutaredoxin, producing MANLELYELEGCPYCAKVIKKLDELGLDYESHMVPRSHDERTEVKEVSGQTGVPVLVDEDNGVDGMPESDDIVEYLEETYGQ from the coding sequence ATGGCTAATCTCGAACTCTATGAGCTCGAAGGCTGTCCGTACTGTGCAAAGGTAATCAAGAAACTCGACGAGCTGGGCCTCGACTACGAATCCCACATGGTCCCGCGGTCCCACGACGAGCGGACCGAAGTGAAGGAGGTTTCGGGCCAGACGGGCGTTCCAGTCCTCGTCGACGAGGACAACGGCGTCGACGGGATGCCTGAATCCGACGACATCGTCGAGTATCTGGAAGAAACGTACGGGCAGTAG
- a CDS encoding orotate phosphoribosyltransferase: MVNDDLIAALRDADAVKFGEFELSHGGTSNYYVDKYVFETNPDCLDLIAGAFAERIAEWDTDATLAGVALGAVPLVAVTSVETGIPYVIARKQAKEYGTGNRIEGDLTDGDEVIILEDIATTGQSAVDAAEALREAGAVVNRVLVVVDREEGASENLADHDLELSSLVTASDLLADAPDDIDV; this comes from the coding sequence ATGGTAAACGACGACCTCATCGCGGCGCTGCGAGACGCTGACGCCGTCAAGTTCGGGGAGTTCGAACTCTCTCACGGCGGCACGTCGAACTACTACGTCGATAAGTACGTCTTCGAGACCAACCCCGACTGTCTGGACCTCATTGCCGGGGCTTTCGCCGAGCGAATCGCTGAGTGGGACACGGACGCCACACTCGCTGGTGTTGCCCTCGGTGCAGTCCCGCTGGTCGCGGTCACCAGTGTCGAGACGGGCATTCCCTACGTCATCGCCCGCAAGCAGGCAAAGGAGTACGGCACGGGCAACCGAATCGAAGGTGACCTGACCGACGGTGACGAGGTCATCATTCTTGAAGACATCGCCACGACCGGCCAGAGCGCGGTCGACGCCGCCGAGGCACTTCGCGAGGCCGGCGCTGTTGTCAACCGCGTGCTCGTCGTCGTCGACCGCGAGGAGGGGGCCAGCGAGAACCTCGCCGACCACGACCTCGAACTGTCCTCGCTCGTGACTGCCTCTGACCTGCTCGCCGACGCACCCGACGATATCGACGTGTAG
- a CDS encoding phosphoglucosamine mutase has translation MQVFGSSGVRGVAGDELTPRYVLRVAQAAGDVWRDDHDRVAIARDTRTTGRTFINAATSGLTTVGFDVDRLGVVPTPGLQAYCEREAVPGVMITASHNPAAYNGVKLIGADGVELTRNTLDRVEQSLRDDTPAYADWETVGSDTAIESARRRYREQVLSAVDRDRIADADLTIVVDPGHGAGSLTSPDLFRELGCEVHTVNTQPDGHFPGRDPEPVAENLEDLRAFVRATDADLGFAHDGDADRGMFVDEAGTHIEGDAALAALAAAKIESDDGVVSAVNASQRLVDVVEDAGATLSLTPIGSTYIVSRIRKLQNEGTHVAIAGEGNGGILFPDYRIARDGAFTAAKFLELVAERPASEVAADYDDYYNVRRNLEYETEDEREAMLEGIEAHANDATADLDTTDGYRLDYGDGWVLARPSGTEPVVRVYAEARTLDRAEELAETMVSRATQRTDTYSGE, from the coding sequence ATGCAAGTGTTCGGGTCGAGTGGCGTCCGAGGTGTCGCGGGCGATGAGCTGACACCGCGGTACGTCCTTCGGGTTGCACAGGCCGCCGGGGACGTCTGGCGTGACGACCACGACCGCGTCGCGATCGCCCGGGATACGCGGACGACCGGACGGACGTTCATTAACGCCGCGACAAGCGGCCTGACGACCGTCGGGTTCGACGTCGACCGCCTCGGCGTCGTGCCGACACCGGGATTGCAGGCCTACTGCGAGCGTGAGGCAGTCCCGGGCGTGATGATCACCGCGAGCCACAATCCGGCCGCGTACAACGGGGTAAAACTCATCGGCGCGGACGGCGTCGAACTGACGCGGAATACGCTCGACCGCGTCGAACAGTCCCTCCGGGACGATACGCCGGCCTACGCGGACTGGGAGACGGTCGGGTCCGACACCGCCATCGAGAGCGCCCGCCGCCGCTACCGCGAGCAGGTACTGTCTGCCGTCGACCGCGACCGCATCGCCGACGCCGACCTCACCATCGTCGTCGACCCCGGCCACGGTGCTGGCTCCCTCACCAGCCCCGACCTGTTCCGCGAACTCGGCTGTGAAGTCCACACCGTCAACACCCAGCCCGACGGCCACTTCCCCGGCCGCGACCCCGAACCCGTCGCGGAGAACCTCGAAGACCTGCGGGCGTTCGTCCGGGCGACCGACGCCGACCTCGGTTTCGCCCACGACGGCGACGCCGACCGCGGGATGTTCGTCGACGAGGCCGGAACCCACATCGAGGGCGACGCCGCGCTGGCCGCGCTCGCGGCGGCAAAAATCGAGTCGGACGACGGCGTCGTCTCGGCGGTCAACGCCTCCCAGCGCCTTGTGGACGTGGTCGAAGACGCCGGCGCGACTCTCTCACTTACCCCCATCGGCTCGACGTATATCGTCAGCCGTATCCGCAAACTCCAGAACGAGGGGACCCACGTCGCGATTGCCGGCGAAGGCAACGGCGGCATCCTCTTCCCCGACTACCGCATTGCCCGGGACGGCGCGTTCACCGCCGCGAAGTTCCTCGAACTCGTCGCCGAACGGCCCGCAAGCGAGGTGGCCGCGGACTACGACGACTACTACAACGTCCGGCGGAACCTCGAATACGAGACCGAAGACGAGCGCGAAGCGATGCTCGAAGGCATTGAGGCCCACGCGAACGACGCGACGGCCGACCTCGACACGACGGACGGCTATCGCCTCGACTACGGCGACGGCTGGGTGCTGGCTCGGCCGTCCGGCACAGAGCCCGTCGTCCGTGTCTATGCCGAAGCGCGCACGCTCGACCGCGCGGAAGAGTTGGCCGAAACGATGGTCAGTCGCGCGACCCAGCGGACAGACACCTACAGCGGCGAATAA
- a CDS encoding phosphoribosyl-AMP cyclohydrolase, protein MTDVDLAFDEQEYIPAVAQDADSGEVLMLAYVTEEALRKTRETGEAHYYSRSRDELWHKGATSGHTQAVEEVRVDCDGDALLYVVDQTGGACHTGYESCFHRTVDGETVGEQVFDPDDVY, encoded by the coding sequence ATGACCGACGTCGACCTTGCGTTCGACGAGCAGGAGTACATCCCGGCTGTCGCGCAGGACGCAGACTCCGGCGAGGTGCTCATGCTCGCCTACGTCACAGAGGAAGCGCTCCGGAAGACCCGCGAGACAGGGGAGGCTCACTACTACTCGCGGAGCCGGGACGAACTCTGGCACAAGGGCGCGACGAGCGGCCATACACAGGCCGTCGAAGAGGTGCGGGTCGACTGTGACGGGGACGCGCTGCTGTACGTCGTCGACCAGACCGGCGGCGCCTGCCACACCGGCTACGAGTCCTGCTTCCACCGGACTGTCGACGGCGAGACGGTCGGCGAGCAAGTGTTCGACCCCGACGACGTGTACTGA
- a CDS encoding peptidase A24 → MLGSIPDLLRLVAVPVFGWAAYRDVKTRRVPNRTWTPLAALAVVLLLWDAYTVWTGPTAVGQRLFLIRVAISLGFVIPLSYGFWLIGGFGGADAKAFMLVAVLFPVYPVYYLPTVALPLQQSAIGVFSLTILSNTVLAGVVYPLAVAAGNLARGRFSLAMFIGRPVSVSAVTEEYGRLLESPDGFDRGGLDLDALRMYLQWRGCSLADIRADPDRHRLPTSLPRVPNDPGDGSLATDGGDPVADDVNGTGGRGDDASSQAVTDDTDAVDDPWGAERFLDDIDHSAYGTSPAQLRDGLDVLVEQDEVWISPGIPFLVPMFAGLVVSLTYGDVLFSLLQAVGLA, encoded by the coding sequence GTGCTTGGGTCGATACCGGACCTGCTTCGGCTGGTCGCCGTCCCGGTATTCGGGTGGGCGGCCTACCGCGATGTGAAAACCCGCCGGGTGCCGAACCGGACCTGGACCCCGCTTGCCGCGCTGGCGGTCGTCCTCCTGCTGTGGGACGCCTACACCGTCTGGACCGGCCCGACAGCGGTCGGCCAGCGGCTGTTTCTCATCAGGGTCGCCATCAGCCTCGGCTTCGTCATCCCGCTGTCGTACGGCTTCTGGCTCATCGGTGGGTTCGGCGGGGCCGACGCGAAGGCGTTCATGCTCGTCGCTGTCCTCTTTCCGGTGTATCCGGTGTACTACCTGCCGACTGTCGCGCTCCCGCTCCAGCAGAGCGCCATCGGCGTCTTCTCGCTGACGATTCTCTCGAACACCGTGCTCGCCGGCGTCGTCTACCCGCTGGCCGTCGCCGCCGGGAACCTCGCCCGGGGTCGTTTTTCGCTGGCGATGTTCATCGGGCGGCCCGTTTCCGTCTCCGCCGTCACCGAGGAGTACGGTCGGCTGCTCGAATCGCCCGACGGATTCGACCGCGGCGGTCTCGACCTCGATGCGCTCCGGATGTACCTCCAGTGGCGTGGCTGCTCGCTTGCCGATATCCGCGCCGACCCGGACCGGCATCGCCTCCCGACCTCGCTACCGCGGGTTCCCAACGACCCCGGCGACGGCTCGCTGGCGACCGACGGCGGCGACCCGGTGGCCGACGACGTGAACGGGACGGGCGGTCGCGGTGACGACGCATCCTCCCAGGCTGTGACTGATGACACCGACGCCGTCGACGACCCGTGGGGTGCCGAGCGGTTCCTTGACGATATCGACCACTCGGCCTACGGCACGTCACCGGCCCAGCTCCGTGATGGGCTGGACGTGCTGGTCGAACAGGACGAGGTGTGGATTTCGCCCGGGATTCCGTTCCTCGTCCCGATGTTCGCGGGGCTGGTCGTTTCACTCACCTACGGCGACGTGCTGTTCTCGCTGTTGCAGGCAGTCGGGCTGGCCTGA
- a CDS encoding ferredoxin has protein sequence MPTVEYLNYEVVDDNGWDMYDDDVFAEASDLDLDDEDHGSLDVNEGEYILEAAEAQGYDWPFSCRAGACANCAAIVLEGDIDMDMQQILSDEEVEDKNVRLTCIGSPDADEVKIVYNAKHLDYLQNRVI, from the coding sequence ATGCCCACGGTAGAGTACCTTAACTACGAAGTAGTGGACGACAACGGCTGGGACATGTACGACGACGACGTCTTCGCAGAGGCGTCGGACCTCGACCTCGACGACGAGGACCACGGGTCCCTTGACGTGAACGAAGGCGAGTACATTCTGGAAGCCGCCGAGGCGCAGGGCTACGACTGGCCCTTCTCGTGTCGCGCCGGTGCCTGTGCGAACTGTGCCGCCATCGTTCTCGAAGGCGACATCGACATGGATATGCAGCAGATCCTCAGCGACGAGGAAGTCGAAGACAAGAACGTTCGCCTGACCTGCATCGGCAGCCCGGACGCCGACGAGGTCAAAATCGTCTACAACGCCAAGCACCTCGACTACCTGCAGAACCGCGTCATCTAA
- a CDS encoding inorganic phosphate transporter, which yields MVEVLFALGVLVAIFVGFNIGGSSTGVAFGPAVGSNTLSKLSAAALMTIFAMAGGLLVGPAVVQSLGSDLVATQFSPLISIVVLFFIGVALFLSNVVGVPASTSMTAVGAIAGLGLARGTLNAALMLEIVSWWLVSPIIAFWVSGVIGRYFYPRLVEWFAVSQSEGALLDFDRSGAIPRPALGENTTPREFVGTVVVIGIGCYMGFSAGASNVANAVAPLVGNGSLELYPAILLGGGAIGLGAFTIARRTMDTVGNDLTDLPLVAAIVVAAVASTIVTFLSALGIPASFVIIATMSIVGLGWGRATRTTSLSDTVQGEAPVASVGALTTDAEAADAPTVGGNKGTPKPAETDPIGEESREDIPSASDLFEPGTTARVIFLQNVVPSIATLAAYLVFRFLPIT from the coding sequence ATGGTCGAAGTTCTCTTTGCCCTCGGTGTTCTGGTAGCTATCTTCGTCGGCTTCAACATCGGGGGGTCATCCACGGGTGTCGCGTTCGGGCCTGCGGTCGGATCGAACACGCTTTCGAAACTCTCGGCAGCGGCCCTGATGACGATATTCGCGATGGCTGGCGGGCTCCTTGTCGGCCCGGCCGTCGTCCAGAGCCTGGGCAGTGACCTCGTCGCCACGCAGTTCTCGCCGCTGATCAGCATCGTCGTCCTGTTTTTCATCGGCGTCGCGCTGTTCCTCTCGAACGTGGTCGGGGTTCCGGCGTCGACGTCGATGACGGCCGTCGGCGCTATCGCTGGCCTGGGCCTCGCTCGCGGGACGTTGAACGCCGCCCTGATGCTCGAAATCGTCTCGTGGTGGCTCGTCTCGCCGATTATCGCCTTCTGGGTCAGCGGCGTCATCGGGCGGTACTTCTATCCGAGACTCGTCGAGTGGTTCGCCGTCTCACAGAGCGAGGGGGCGCTACTGGATTTCGACCGCTCCGGTGCGATTCCGCGGCCGGCGCTCGGCGAGAACACGACACCACGTGAGTTCGTCGGGACCGTCGTCGTCATCGGTATCGGATGTTACATGGGCTTCTCTGCGGGAGCATCGAACGTCGCCAATGCCGTTGCACCGCTTGTCGGCAACGGCTCTCTGGAGCTGTACCCGGCGATCCTGCTCGGTGGCGGCGCTATCGGCCTCGGTGCGTTCACCATCGCCCGCCGGACGATGGACACGGTCGGCAACGACCTGACCGACCTCCCGCTGGTCGCCGCCATCGTCGTCGCGGCAGTCGCCTCGACTATCGTCACCTTCCTTTCCGCGCTGGGTATCCCTGCCAGTTTCGTCATCATCGCCACAATGAGCATCGTCGGACTCGGGTGGGGTCGTGCGACGCGAACGACGAGCCTCTCAGACACTGTGCAGGGAGAAGCACCCGTCGCGTCTGTCGGTGCGCTGACCACCGACGCGGAAGCCGCAGACGCCCCGACTGTCGGTGGCAACAAAGGGACGCCGAAGCCGGCCGAGACCGACCCCATCGGCGAGGAATCGCGTGAGGACATCCCGTCGGCGTCGGATCTGTTCGAACCCGGGACCACTGCGAGAGTAATTTTCCTCCAGAACGTCGTCCCCTCGATCGCGACCCTCGCGGCGTATCTGGTGTTCAGGTTCCTCCCGATCACCTGA
- a CDS encoding inorganic phosphate transporter, with amino-acid sequence MVSILFAIGLLVAIFVGFNIGGSSTGVAFGPAVGSDTLSKEWAAVLMSAFALLGGATIGTEVIDTMGGRIVPSGQFTLLASVVILFFVGLALLVSNLFGVPASTSMTAVGAIAGLGVATGTIDWTVMGRIVSWWLVAPITAFWLSAVVGRYLYPHLEVRVAFESTGPDTSRRERIGQFLVVAIGCYMAFSAGASNVANAVAPLVGSGELGLYPGVALAGGAISIGAFTIARRTLDTVGNDLTELPILAALIVETVSATIIGLLSWAGIPASLAVSATMCVVGLGWGRATRTTTLADAAGAAVTGAAASGGGGSVTVDALTTDRDEAAWSPPEEREVEPIGQEDPESVTSAADLFDPAATGRVVMLWILAPSMSALASFLVFQYVLAY; translated from the coding sequence ATGGTCTCGATTCTCTTCGCTATCGGGCTTCTGGTTGCCATTTTCGTCGGTTTCAACATCGGTGGCTCTTCGACCGGTGTTGCTTTTGGTCCGGCAGTGGGGTCGGACACGCTCTCGAAGGAGTGGGCCGCCGTCCTGATGTCGGCGTTCGCACTCCTCGGCGGGGCAACCATCGGAACGGAGGTCATCGATACGATGGGCGGTCGCATCGTCCCGAGCGGACAGTTTACCCTCCTCGCGAGCGTCGTCATCCTCTTTTTCGTTGGACTTGCCCTGCTGGTCTCGAACCTGTTTGGGGTGCCGGCATCGACTTCGATGACTGCCGTCGGTGCTATTGCCGGTCTCGGCGTCGCGACCGGGACTATCGACTGGACCGTGATGGGGCGTATCGTCTCGTGGTGGCTCGTCGCGCCTATCACTGCGTTCTGGCTGTCGGCAGTCGTCGGGCGCTACCTCTACCCACATCTCGAAGTCAGGGTCGCCTTCGAGAGCACGGGGCCGGACACGTCGCGGCGTGAGCGGATCGGACAGTTTCTGGTCGTCGCTATCGGCTGTTATATGGCGTTTTCCGCGGGGGCGTCGAACGTCGCCAACGCTGTCGCTCCCCTTGTCGGCAGCGGCGAGCTGGGGCTCTATCCGGGCGTCGCGCTCGCTGGTGGCGCTATCAGCATCGGTGCGTTCACCATCGCTCGGCGAACACTCGATACGGTCGGGAACGATCTCACCGAACTCCCGATTCTCGCGGCGCTCATCGTCGAGACCGTGAGTGCGACAATCATCGGGTTGTTATCCTGGGCCGGAATCCCAGCGAGTCTGGCGGTCTCAGCAACAATGTGCGTCGTCGGTCTGGGGTGGGGCCGGGCCACCCGGACGACAACTCTGGCTGACGCAGCGGGCGCGGCTGTCACCGGGGCCGCCGCTAGCGGTGGAGGTGGTAGCGTTACCGTTGACGCGCTGACGACCGACCGCGATGAAGCTGCGTGGTCGCCACCGGAGGAGCGCGAAGTCGAACCAATCGGTCAGGAAGACCCGGAGTCCGTAACCTCGGCGGCAGACCTCTTCGACCCCGCCGCGACTGGTCGCGTTGTCATGCTCTGGATACTGGCACCGTCGATGTCAGCCCTTGCGTCGTTTCTGGTATTCCAGTACGTTCTCGCCTACTGA